The genomic stretch ACTAGTTGAAGGCTTTGTTAGCGTGCCAGGTGATGGAATTGACGGCTACGCTCGTGAGCAAATGACTGCCCAAGCCACATCGTTCACCCTCGCGCCGACCGGATACAGCCACGCTGAAGCGTCGACGCTCACCACTGCCGGCCTTACTGCATGGCGCGCTCTGATGGCCGATGACTCACTCAAGCCGGGCGATACCGTGCTCGTTCAAGGCACTGGTGGCGTTTCAATTTTTGCCCTGCAGTTCGCTAAAATGGCCGGCGCTACCGTCATTGCTACCTCTTCAAGCGACGAAAAACTTGAACGTCTGAAAGCACTAGGCGCTGATCATGTGATCAATTATCGCAAAGATCTTAACTGGGGCGAAACTGCACGCGCTCTAACGGGGGGCCGCGGTGTTGATCACATCATAGAAGTCGGCGGCCCTGCGACGCTTGAGCAATCGATGATTGCAATTCGGGTTGCTGGTCACATCTCCGTCATCGGGATACTGAGTGGCGTAAGCGGTGCAATGAATTTTGTACCGGCATTGATCAAGCAAGTGCGCCTGCAGGGTGTGTTGGTAGGCAGCCGCAGCCAGCAGCAAGATATGGTCCGAGCCATCAACGTTAACGGTATGCGCCCGATTATTGATCGTCATTTCCCTATGAGCGAGATTGTCGAAGCGTTCAAGTATCAGGAAACCAACCAGCATTTCGGCAAAATTTGCCTGGATATCTAAGCGCGCATGAATGGCCATGATCCGTATGCCCACCTCAAAGTCGTGCCGAGGTGGCTGCCGACGCAGCGCGAGACGGATTTGCCCATTGCTGTCTGTCGCAACCGGCAGCAGTGGGTCGACTCACCCATGCTGTGCTCCGAGGCAATCAGCTAAGAAGCAGTCATTCTAAGTGCCATGAAAACGATTCGATTTAGCCCCTCTAGTCAAAGCAGAATCATTAGGGCTACAACGATTTTGTCATGCAGTTATTGGGTTGAAGAATAGACAATCGTAGGCATTCTCACAGAGCCATGGTCGCTCTCTGCTGGTCATGGTCACGCAACGTGATGGTGAAATCCGATGCAAATGCTTGGTCAGGTCGAATGCAAATGGCTGGGCAAGCCCGTGCAATTACCCACCGTTCTAGCCCACAGATCCGGATAATCCGCCCAGCAGCCGCTCCGGCTCAAGCCATAGTACGGGCAGCGCGATGTTTTTCGTCAAATTTGACGCGTACAGCTCGTTGTCCAAAACTCTGGCGGGCCGCTTGGTTTACGATGGATGTCAAAACTCGTTCCCAGCCTAAGCAATGCTGTAGCAAAATCAGCTCGACTCGAGAAGAGCTGCAATTTGCTCCCCTCCGGCGAGTATCGTAGATCTTTCTTCCTAACGCGGCGGCGATCATCGGACCGACATAATGCTGCGCATCAAATGAAGTGATGGCTGGCTCACGAACTGCGATTATCAAGATTTCGTCGGAGGGCTTGCTCAAAACCCAAAGTAGACGACTGGTCTAATTGTTGGTATGGTGCGTCCATGAATACGATGACCACCACCGATGTACGGCAACACATCCTCGACACGGCTCAAAACATCATTGCCGGGCGAGGATTCACAGCTGTTGGTTTGAGCGAAATCCTTAAATCTGCGAATGTGCCAAAAGGTTCGTTCTATCATTACTTCAATTCCAAGGAAGCATTTGGCGAGGCGCTCTTGGAGAGCTATTTCAGTGACTACATGGTGCAATTGGAAACGCTATTGAACCGTCCAAGTGTATCAGCAGCACAACGCTTGCTGGCCTACTGGGCTACCTGGATTGAAACCCAATCAGCCTGTTATCCCGCCGAGGGGAAATGCTTGGCAGTGAAGCTTGCAGCGGAAGTCAGTGATCTATCGGAGCCAATGCGTATGGTGCTCCAGGATGGCATGGAAGGAGTAATTACTCGTCTCGCCAATGTGGTGAGTGACGCTGTAAACGATGGTTCTCTGCCGGGCGATACTGACACCCGCGGCTTGGCGACCATGCTGTACCAACT from Pseudomonas fluorescens encodes the following:
- a CDS encoding TetR/AcrR family transcriptional regulator is translated as MNTMTTTDVRQHILDTAQNIIAGRGFTAVGLSEILKSANVPKGSFYHYFNSKEAFGEALLESYFSDYMVQLETLLNRPSVSAAQRLLAYWATWIETQSACYPAEGKCLAVKLAAEVSDLSEPMRMVLQDGMEGVITRLANVVSDAVNDGSLPGDTDTRGLATMLYQLWLGASLRTKVTRDQMPLQAAFETTSLLLSQVSDR
- a CDS encoding zinc-dependent alcohol dehydrogenase family protein; its protein translation is MSNKTIFVQPGGGYEKVVVGSSEARAAAHGEITVRLHANSLNYHDFAVVSGMWGPSEKRIPMADGAGEVIAVGPDVTEFKVGDSVVSTFFPEWISGAPLVEGFVSVPGDGIDGYAREQMTAQATSFTLAPTGYSHAEASTLTTAGLTAWRALMADDSLKPGDTVLVQGTGGVSIFALQFAKMAGATVIATSSSDEKLERLKALGADHVINYRKDLNWGETARALTGGRGVDHIIEVGGPATLEQSMIAIRVAGHISVIGILSGVSGAMNFVPALIKQVRLQGVLVGSRSQQQDMVRAINVNGMRPIIDRHFPMSEIVEAFKYQETNQHFGKICLDI